From one Musa acuminata AAA Group cultivar baxijiao chromosome BXJ2-6, Cavendish_Baxijiao_AAA, whole genome shotgun sequence genomic stretch:
- the LOC108953086 gene encoding uclacyanin-3-like, which yields MAAMMRAVMAIATVAAISAIAMGANYDVGGPAGSWDLATNYTRWVSGKAFRVGDTLTFKYASSHDVLEVSSAAYSSCTTSNPISTSTGGNTIVTLNSTGSRYFVCGIPGHCAGGMKLQIDVASPTSTPPPSPSSTPRSPVAPSPRSPSALPPSSSTPGSVPPPSAPTTSPPTPSSACLQAKAALGLGSGFVMLLLIAL from the exons ATGGCTGCAATGATGAGAGCTGTAATGGCGATAGCGACGGTGGCAGCCATCTCTGCGATTGCCATGGGCGCCAACTACGACGTCGGCGGCCCCGCCGGCTCTTGGGATCTCGCCACTAACTACACGAGGTGGGTCTCCGGCAAGGCATTCCGCGTGGGTGACACACTGA CATTCAAGTATGCGTCGAGTCATGACGTGTTGGAGGTGTCGAGCGCCGCCTACAGCTCGTGCACGACGAGCAACCCCATATCGACGAGCACCGGCGGCAACACCATCGTCACGCTCAACAGCACCGGCTCCAGGTACTTCGTCTGCGGAATTCCCGGACACTGCGCTGGTGGCATGAAGCTCCAGATCGACGTCGCCTCCCCGACCTcaactcctcctccttctccctccTCCACCCCCCGCTCCCCTGTTGCTCCCTCCCCGCGCTCGCCTTCTGCGCTTCCGCCGTCATCTTCGACCCCAGGCTCCGTCCCTCCGCCGTCTGCCCCCACAACGTCGCCGCCGACACCGAGCAGCGCTTGCCTGCAGGCGAAGGCTGCTCTCGGACTCGGTTCGGGATTCGTCATGCTGTTGCTTATCGCCCTGTGA